From Echinicola soli, a single genomic window includes:
- a CDS encoding class I SAM-dependent methyltransferase, whose product MNIFKHYHYGDWLKNLALPLESKILDLGCGNGQLLYEFYACGYSHFTGADPFMEKSIQINSHIHLVKKSVFELEGKFDCIMMHHSFEHMDHPAATIKKTVQLLNPNGKLLIRIPVAQKAAWRKYGTDWVQLDAPRHLFIHSEASILNLAESAGLKLDKVIYDSTAFQFTGSELYQRNIPFHEADNASHFLKQEINDFENQARSLNEQKDGDQACFYFSKY is encoded by the coding sequence ATGAATATTTTCAAACATTACCACTATGGTGATTGGTTGAAAAACCTGGCCCTTCCCCTGGAAAGTAAGATCCTTGATCTGGGCTGTGGAAACGGCCAATTGTTGTATGAGTTTTATGCGTGTGGATACTCTCACTTCACAGGAGCAGATCCTTTCATGGAAAAATCAATTCAGATAAACTCCCATATCCACCTGGTTAAAAAATCAGTGTTTGAGTTGGAAGGGAAATTTGATTGTATCATGATGCATCACTCTTTTGAGCATATGGACCATCCTGCCGCCACTATCAAAAAAACTGTCCAGCTGTTAAATCCAAATGGAAAGCTACTCATCAGAATTCCTGTGGCCCAAAAAGCCGCTTGGAGAAAATACGGTACAGACTGGGTACAATTGGACGCTCCAAGACATCTTTTTATCCATAGTGAAGCTTCCATTCTAAACCTCGCAGAAAGTGCTGGGCTTAAACTGGACAAGGTTATCTATGACAGTACCGCATTTCAATTTACAGGAAGCGAATTGTACCAACGTAACATCCCCTTTCATGAAGCAGATAATGCATCTCATTTTTTAAAGCAGGAAATCAATGATTTTGAAAATCAAGCCCGGTCCCTTAATGAACAAAAGGATGGCGATCAGGCTTGCTTCTATTTTTCCAAATACTGA
- the gldJ gene encoding gliding motility lipoprotein GldJ produces the protein MVKSNKNINIIFTAFLMLSMTFLASCSKNNGPTYGRRTAGSPGKVSAATGAELNFDLEDTTQFTVVKLKEPAKGPKLKYIQGGRAVLGTQEQDVMAFRDNAERTVTIASFYMDETEVTNLDYKEFLFDMRKRSNADSVKQLEPREDVWTEALSYNDVYSTYYFRHPGFNFYPVAGVTWEQANAYCKWRTAYVNELYREKEGLDSTMSKNLLIERGVVLPNYRLPNEAEWEYAAKAMIGTQYLDENQENGRIYPWDGRGVRNPYDVKRKGRQGDLLANFKRGRGDYAGIAGGVTNDGDIIPANVYEYPPNDFGLYNMSGNMNEWVEDVYRPLSYQDFEDLNPLRRDGTNDEAEAYRTSLIDDNYRVYKGGSWRDVAYWLSPGTRRFMHQDSATNHIGFRCAMISVGADDM, from the coding sequence ATGGTGAAAAGCAACAAAAATATAAACATAATATTTACGGCGTTTTTGATGCTGTCAATGACGTTTTTGGCTTCGTGTTCCAAAAACAACGGCCCAACTTACGGGCGAAGGACTGCAGGAAGCCCCGGAAAAGTCAGTGCAGCCACAGGTGCTGAGTTAAACTTTGATCTGGAAGATACTACCCAATTTACAGTAGTCAAGTTAAAAGAGCCTGCCAAAGGCCCTAAATTGAAGTACATTCAAGGGGGGCGTGCAGTACTGGGCACCCAGGAACAGGATGTCATGGCCTTCCGTGACAATGCCGAAAGAACCGTGACCATCGCTTCATTCTACATGGACGAGACAGAAGTGACCAACCTGGACTACAAGGAATTTCTCTTTGACATGAGAAAGCGCTCCAATGCGGACTCGGTAAAACAACTGGAACCTCGAGAAGACGTCTGGACAGAAGCACTTTCTTACAATGACGTTTATTCCACCTACTATTTCAGGCACCCTGGCTTTAACTTCTATCCTGTAGCGGGCGTAACATGGGAGCAAGCCAATGCATATTGTAAATGGAGAACTGCTTACGTGAATGAGCTTTACCGCGAAAAAGAAGGCCTTGACTCTACCATGAGCAAAAACCTGCTTATCGAGCGAGGAGTAGTATTGCCAAACTACAGGCTGCCGAACGAAGCCGAATGGGAATACGCTGCCAAAGCAATGATCGGCACGCAGTACTTGGACGAAAACCAAGAAAATGGACGTATTTACCCTTGGGATGGACGTGGTGTCAGAAACCCCTACGACGTTAAACGCAAAGGCCGACAAGGTGACCTTTTGGCCAACTTTAAAAGAGGCCGTGGTGACTATGCCGGTATCGCCGGTGGTGTGACCAATGATGGCGACATCATCCCTGCCAACGTTTACGAATACCCTCCAAATGATTTTGGGCTATACAATATGTCCGGTAACATGAACGAATGGGTAGAGGATGTTTACAGGCCGCTATCTTATCAGGACTTTGAAGACCTCAATCCGCTGAGGAGAGATGGTACTAACGATGAAGCAGAAGCCTATAGGACTTCCTTAATAGATGACAATTATCGTGTTTACAAGGGTGGCAGTTGGAGAGATGTTGCTTATTGGCTATCACCAGGAACGAGACGGTTTATGCACCAAGATTCTGCCACGAACCATATCGGGTTTAGATGTGCAATGATCTCTGTAGGTGCAGACGATATGTAA
- a CDS encoding MBOAT family O-acyltransferase yields the protein MLTTSLEFAIFLPIVFFLYWFVFKNKLRLQNALILVASYVFYGWWDWRFLILIAISSFVDFLVGLALNNTPEKQKRTMLLGISLLVNLGMLGFFKYYNFFLDSFVGAFTLFGYNMSPERLNIILPVGISFYTLQTLSYTIDVYDRKLKGTKDFFAFFAYVSFFPQLVAGPIERATHLLPQFQRKREFDYTSAGDGMRQILWGLFKKIVVADNLAVYTYTISMNYQDHSASTLALCLLMFSFQFYCDFSGYSDIAIGTGRLFGFRLMKNFDYPIFARNVAEFWQKWHISLFTWFRDYIILRLKRFRKWQVARNVLVIFLITGLWHGAAWTYVTWGLLHALVFMQYIAWKREKFRTPVAAGKLLPSLNELWMMCRTTLLFTLLGLFFFIQPVSKCLDYLVSMVDVSIVSIPLLPENKALAGIALLIVIEWLQREKEHGLEISGRYLPKFVRWGVYYGLLFAIFYYGGKPQDFLYFQF from the coding sequence ATGCTGACCACGTCATTAGAGTTTGCCATATTCTTGCCCATTGTATTTTTTCTGTATTGGTTTGTTTTTAAAAACAAGCTAAGGTTACAGAATGCCTTGATTTTGGTGGCCAGCTACGTATTCTATGGCTGGTGGGATTGGCGTTTTTTGATACTTATCGCTATCAGTAGTTTTGTGGATTTTTTGGTCGGCCTTGCACTGAATAACACTCCCGAAAAACAAAAACGAACCATGCTCCTGGGCATCAGCTTGCTAGTAAACTTAGGAATGTTGGGCTTTTTCAAGTATTACAATTTTTTCCTTGACAGTTTTGTAGGGGCTTTTACGCTCTTTGGCTATAACATGTCGCCCGAGCGGCTCAATATTATATTGCCTGTCGGTATCAGCTTTTACACCTTGCAGACCCTCAGTTATACCATTGATGTATACGATCGCAAACTAAAGGGAACAAAGGATTTCTTTGCTTTTTTTGCCTATGTGAGCTTTTTCCCCCAACTGGTAGCGGGTCCTATCGAGCGGGCCACACACCTCCTGCCCCAGTTTCAGCGTAAGCGGGAGTTTGATTACACAAGTGCTGGAGACGGTATGCGCCAAATATTGTGGGGGCTTTTTAAAAAGATCGTGGTGGCGGATAATCTGGCAGTGTACACCTATACGATTTCCATGAATTATCAGGATCATAGCGCGAGTACTCTGGCGTTATGCCTGCTCATGTTTTCATTTCAATTTTACTGTGATTTTTCCGGATATTCCGACATTGCAATTGGTACAGGAAGGCTTTTTGGATTTCGGCTGATGAAGAATTTCGACTATCCTATTTTTGCAAGGAACGTAGCTGAATTTTGGCAAAAATGGCACATTTCACTGTTTACCTGGTTTAGGGATTATATCATTCTACGCCTGAAGAGGTTTAGAAAATGGCAGGTGGCAAGAAATGTTTTGGTGATTTTTTTGATAACAGGGCTTTGGCATGGTGCTGCGTGGACTTATGTGACCTGGGGGCTGCTTCATGCCCTGGTTTTTATGCAATATATCGCGTGGAAACGGGAGAAGTTTCGGACCCCCGTGGCTGCAGGAAAGCTATTGCCCAGCTTAAACGAGCTATGGATGATGTGTCGTACTACCTTGCTGTTTACGCTCTTGGGACTTTTCTTTTTTATCCAGCCTGTTTCCAAATGCCTTGATTATCTCGTGTCGATGGTAGATGTTTCCATTGTCAGCATACCATTGCTGCCTGAAAACAAGGCCTTGGCAGGCATTGCCTTATTGATAGTAATTGAGTGGCTTCAGCGGGAAAAAGAACATGGGCTGGAAATTTCCGGAAGGTATTTACCGAAATTTGTGCGATGGGGTGTTTATTATGGTTTATTGTTCGCCATATTTTATTATGGAGGTAAGCCACAGGATTTTCTATACTTTCAATTTTAG
- a CDS encoding fasciclin domain-containing protein, translated as MAKGAFSPLLSSIRFLLAACTVLSVGACGDDEPSPDFNALSIGVFVSQDPNFSVIADAVELTTWKDSLDQNGPYTMLLPSDKALSEENIESVNDLSADEWQRLLDYHIVPGALSSDQLIGTVQESLLPGYYWLVNKNENEIDINGETKMLSGDIDLKNGVVHILEGLLEPQALNVTFMAQNRGFNIFVKGLLQSGLDQFLEDREQHFTLFAPTDEAFEMYFQANEISEEDWLGFSRLEDFMRYFVLDESLDSAQLAAGPRISLTGDTLYISNQEGEIWLNGNGSLQEKDIQGGNGLIHGLDHVITAPDQSLATVVSESTQGNGYAEFKAALIYAQLLSALEENVPLTIFAPDNEAFKDWYEKLGVAGYYEVDETLLRETLLYHIAVGRYFTQDFQDGQLLSTWLNAAPLEIDSEAGSVNGASLDTNYINKIGTNGVIHGVQAVFEQPS; from the coding sequence ATGGCAAAAGGAGCTTTTTCCCCATTACTATCAAGCATTCGCTTTTTACTGGCAGCATGCACCGTTCTCTCAGTGGGAGCCTGTGGTGATGATGAGCCTTCTCCAGACTTCAACGCGCTCAGCATAGGTGTCTTCGTTTCGCAAGACCCCAATTTCAGTGTGATTGCAGATGCCGTCGAGCTGACTACCTGGAAAGATAGTCTTGACCAAAATGGCCCTTATACCATGCTCCTGCCAAGTGACAAGGCCCTTTCAGAAGAAAATATCGAATCGGTAAATGATCTTTCTGCCGATGAATGGCAGCGGTTACTGGATTACCACATTGTGCCTGGGGCGCTCAGCAGTGACCAGCTTATAGGAACGGTGCAGGAAAGTCTATTGCCAGGTTATTACTGGCTGGTCAATAAAAATGAAAATGAGATCGATATTAATGGCGAAACCAAGATGCTTTCCGGTGATATTGACCTGAAAAATGGTGTGGTCCACATCCTCGAAGGGCTCTTGGAACCCCAAGCATTGAATGTCACCTTCATGGCTCAAAATCGAGGATTCAATATTTTCGTAAAAGGCCTTTTACAGTCAGGGCTGGATCAATTTTTGGAGGATAGAGAACAGCATTTCACTTTATTCGCTCCCACTGATGAGGCGTTTGAAATGTACTTTCAGGCCAATGAGATTTCTGAAGAGGATTGGCTTGGCTTTTCCAGGCTGGAGGATTTTATGAGGTATTTTGTTTTGGATGAATCCTTGGACAGTGCACAGCTGGCAGCAGGGCCGCGTATCAGCCTCACAGGCGACACGCTTTATATCAGTAATCAGGAAGGAGAAATTTGGCTTAATGGAAACGGCTCCCTCCAAGAAAAGGACATCCAAGGAGGTAATGGACTTATCCATGGTTTGGACCATGTCATCACAGCACCGGATCAATCACTTGCTACAGTCGTTTCGGAAAGCACCCAGGGAAATGGTTATGCCGAGTTCAAGGCGGCCCTGATCTATGCCCAATTATTAAGTGCTCTGGAAGAGAATGTGCCCTTGACGATATTTGCCCCAGATAACGAGGCCTTCAAAGATTGGTACGAAAAACTTGGAGTGGCCGGATATTATGAGGTGGATGAAACACTGCTCCGGGAAACGCTACTATACCATATTGCTGTTGGTAGGTATTTCACTCAAGATTTTCAAGATGGGCAACTACTTTCTACTTGGCTAAATGCTGCTCCATTAGAAATAGACAGTGAAGCAGGATCCGTTAATGGAGCTAGTCTTGATACCAACTATATCAATAAAATAGGTACAAATGGCGTCATTCATGGTGTTCAAGCTGTTTTCGAACAGCCTTCCTAG
- the mfd gene encoding transcription-repair coupling factor, with product MEKKAFLTLYEQDSYIKTVAKAIESSAGSNFAFKGISGSMDMVLLAAFINLRRSSHLIIAHDKEEAAYLASDLSSLLDKVEPQVFPSSYKRPYQHEEVDNANVLMRAEILNKVLTKDNDMEIIVSYPEALYEKVINKKSLQENTFVAKVGEKVDIGFIAELLSTYDFDKTDFVYEPGQFAIRGGIIDVFSFANESPYRIELFGKEIESIRTFDTESQLSKEELDHISIIPNVQTKLMQEVRQSFTDFMPKETCVWIKDLQFTMDMLDNAFEKASQQFEKIVDQTGSKSLVLKPENLFDDGAAFLQSLDLLTKIEFGNQFHLPPSKTFDFDIKPQPSFNKNFDLLVENLVDNERKGLLNIICSESEKQVERLQNIFQELDPTLKVQSLPVSIREGFVDHSVMIACYTDHQIFERYHRYKSNKKASKTKALTLKELKTLQAGDYVVHVDYGVGRFAGLEKVEVNGNFQEAVRLIFRDDDLLYVNIHSLHKISKYSGQEGTLPTMSKLGSPEWENKKKKVKRKVKDIAKDLIDLYAKRRTAPGHQYAQDSVLQVELESSFIFEDTPDQAVATGDVKTDMEKPYPMDRLVCGDVGFGKTEVAIRAAFKAINDRKQVAVLVPTTILAMQHYRTFKERLEGFPVKVDYINRFRSTKQVKEITKQVTSGEIDILVGTHRIVNKDIQFKDLGLLIIDEEQKFGVKVKDQLKELRVNVDVLTLTATPIPRTLHFSLMGARDLSVIATPPPNRQPVTTEIHTFEEEVIRDAVSRELQRGGQVFFVHNRVGEIDSIANLIMRLIPDAKVAGAHGQMDGKQLEKVMIRFIEGEFDVLVSTNIIESGLDIPNANTIIINRAHMFGLSDLHQMRGRVGRSNKKAYCYLLTSPMSGLTAEARKRLQTLEEFSDLGDGFKVAMRDLDIRGAGNLLGAEQSGFITDLGFEMYHKILDEAVQELKENEFASLFEVDLKEKVKVLVQDCVIETDMELLIPEDYVTNISERLNLYSKLDNIKTEEELAKFANSVLDRFGPIPAAVEALFETVRLRWFAERLGFEKLVLKNGQMKCYFVPSTRESYFKSDVFGNIISFIQGHGKFCKIKEHKNRLILTIGGIKSVDKAKQWLSEMSA from the coding sequence TTGGAAAAGAAAGCGTTTCTCACCCTATACGAGCAAGATTCCTATATCAAAACCGTGGCAAAGGCCATTGAGTCATCTGCCGGTAGCAACTTTGCTTTTAAGGGCATTTCAGGCAGTATGGACATGGTTCTGTTGGCTGCATTTATAAACCTCCGCCGTAGCAGCCACCTGATCATCGCACATGACAAGGAAGAAGCGGCCTACCTGGCAAGTGACCTCAGTAGTCTGTTGGATAAAGTGGAACCACAGGTATTTCCCTCTTCCTATAAGCGTCCCTATCAGCACGAAGAGGTGGACAATGCCAATGTGCTGATGCGTGCAGAAATCCTGAACAAAGTACTCACCAAGGATAATGACATGGAGATTATCGTGTCCTATCCCGAGGCGCTTTACGAAAAAGTCATTAACAAAAAGTCTCTCCAAGAAAACACTTTCGTCGCAAAGGTGGGCGAGAAAGTGGACATTGGGTTTATCGCCGAGCTACTTAGCACTTATGACTTTGATAAAACGGATTTTGTATATGAGCCAGGCCAATTTGCCATACGCGGCGGCATCATCGATGTATTCTCCTTTGCCAATGAATCTCCTTACCGTATAGAGCTCTTTGGGAAAGAAATAGAGAGTATCAGGACTTTTGACACTGAAAGCCAGCTATCCAAGGAAGAGCTCGACCACATCAGCATCATCCCCAATGTACAGACCAAGCTGATGCAGGAGGTGCGGCAATCCTTCACGGACTTCATGCCCAAAGAAACCTGTGTATGGATCAAAGACCTCCAGTTCACCATGGACATGCTGGACAATGCCTTCGAAAAGGCCAGCCAGCAATTTGAAAAGATCGTCGACCAAACCGGAAGCAAGAGCCTGGTGCTCAAGCCAGAAAATCTTTTTGATGATGGGGCGGCATTCTTGCAGTCTCTTGACCTCTTGACCAAAATTGAATTTGGCAATCAGTTTCACCTGCCACCATCCAAAACTTTTGATTTTGACATTAAGCCCCAGCCATCTTTCAATAAGAATTTTGACCTTTTGGTCGAAAACCTGGTGGACAATGAGCGCAAGGGTTTACTGAACATTATCTGTTCAGAGAGCGAAAAGCAGGTGGAGCGGTTACAGAACATCTTTCAGGAACTGGATCCTACCCTGAAAGTCCAATCTTTGCCTGTAAGCATCAGAGAGGGTTTTGTGGATCATTCTGTCATGATCGCGTGTTATACCGATCACCAGATTTTTGAGCGTTATCATCGGTATAAAAGCAACAAAAAAGCCAGCAAGACCAAAGCGCTTACCCTTAAGGAACTCAAGACCCTACAGGCAGGGGATTATGTGGTTCACGTGGATTACGGTGTGGGCCGTTTTGCCGGGCTGGAAAAAGTCGAAGTCAACGGCAATTTCCAAGAAGCCGTGCGGCTGATATTTCGGGATGATGATCTCCTTTATGTGAACATTCATTCCCTACACAAGATATCAAAATACTCCGGCCAGGAAGGAACCCTTCCCACCATGTCCAAGCTGGGCTCTCCAGAATGGGAAAATAAAAAGAAAAAAGTAAAGCGAAAGGTCAAGGATATCGCCAAAGATCTCATTGATCTCTACGCCAAACGGAGAACTGCTCCAGGTCACCAATATGCTCAGGACAGTGTGCTCCAAGTGGAGCTCGAGAGTTCATTTATCTTTGAAGACACCCCTGATCAGGCAGTGGCTACTGGCGATGTAAAGACCGATATGGAAAAACCTTACCCGATGGACAGACTGGTATGTGGGGACGTGGGGTTCGGAAAGACAGAAGTAGCCATCCGGGCTGCCTTTAAAGCTATCAATGACCGCAAACAAGTGGCGGTATTGGTGCCTACCACCATTCTGGCCATGCAGCATTACCGTACATTCAAGGAACGACTGGAAGGATTTCCCGTTAAGGTGGATTATATTAACCGTTTTCGCAGTACCAAGCAAGTCAAGGAAATTACCAAACAGGTAACTTCAGGGGAAATCGATATTCTCGTAGGCACACACCGCATCGTCAACAAAGACATTCAGTTTAAAGACCTGGGGCTGCTCATTATCGATGAGGAACAGAAATTTGGTGTAAAGGTAAAAGACCAACTAAAAGAACTCCGTGTCAACGTGGATGTGCTCACCTTGACAGCAACACCCATCCCCAGGACCTTGCACTTTTCCCTAATGGGAGCCCGTGACCTTTCGGTGATCGCCACGCCTCCACCCAACAGGCAGCCCGTGACCACTGAAATCCACACTTTTGAGGAAGAAGTTATCCGAGACGCAGTTTCCAGAGAACTGCAGCGCGGTGGCCAGGTGTTTTTTGTCCATAACAGGGTAGGTGAAATTGACTCCATCGCCAATCTTATCATGCGCCTGATCCCCGATGCCAAAGTGGCCGGAGCCCATGGCCAGATGGACGGTAAACAACTGGAAAAAGTGATGATCCGATTTATTGAAGGCGAATTTGACGTGCTGGTATCGACCAATATTATCGAGTCGGGCCTTGACATCCCCAATGCCAATACCATTATCATCAACAGGGCCCATATGTTTGGCCTCAGCGACCTTCACCAGATGCGAGGCAGGGTAGGCAGGAGCAATAAAAAAGCCTATTGTTACCTTCTCACTTCCCCCATGTCAGGGCTCACGGCAGAAGCACGTAAACGGCTTCAGACCCTTGAGGAGTTTTCTGATCTGGGAGATGGCTTTAAAGTAGCCATGAGAGACCTGGACATCCGTGGTGCCGGCAATCTTTTGGGAGCCGAGCAAAGTGGCTTTATCACTGATCTGGGATTTGAGATGTACCACAAAATCCTGGACGAAGCAGTCCAAGAGCTCAAGGAAAATGAATTTGCCAGTCTCTTCGAAGTAGACCTGAAGGAAAAAGTGAAAGTTTTGGTTCAGGACTGTGTGATCGAAACGGACATGGAACTATTGATTCCTGAGGACTATGTAACCAATATTTCAGAACGGCTAAACTTATATTCCAAACTGGACAATATCAAGACAGAAGAAGAACTGGCCAAATTTGCCAATTCTGTATTGGATCGGTTTGGCCCAATACCAGCGGCAGTGGAAGCCCTTTTTGAAACGGTCCGGTTACGCTGGTTTGCAGAAAGGCTAGGTTTTGAAAAGCTGGTGCTTAAGAATGGCCAGATGAAGTGCTACTTCGTGCCCAGCACGCGGGAAAGCTACTTTAAGTCCGATGTTTTTGGAAATATCATTAGCTTTATTCAAGGTCATGGAAAGTTCTGTAAAATAAAAGAACATAAAAATCGTTTAATTCTTACCATTGGTGGCATCAAATCCGTAGACAAAGCCAAGCAATGGCTCAGCGAAATGAGTGCTTAA
- a CDS encoding exopolysaccharide biosynthesis polyprenyl glycosylphosphotransferase has product MARRFYKYFPWLFLLGDVLVIALSLLLTNWVVSKIVVINNMNPLLYGLYLLIWGILAAFRKDYKVGRTTDYFFTLQKLFGTILWFFSIVSVLWIAFQAYHLSRLFLLVDAASMTLLLSLYRVGTHIALKQYRSRGGNYRNAVIIGKGGTSYKLAKVFQTRRDFGINFLGYYDEMSSCVETRGNLDDFFAEVRNMELDLIYINERLDLPTIKKIVRYADEHYIKVKVIPGGSLQLEKKLSFSKYGDFFVINVNAIPLDNAFNRVGKRVFDILFSLVVTVFILSWMIPLVGFLIRLESQGPIFFIQLRNGENNRIFKCLKFRSMTPNDYADTHQATKNDPRVTRIGRFLRSSSLDEMPQFLNVLIGDMSIVGPRPHTVPMNETFKTQIEKYNARHKIKPGITGLAQVKGYRGEIIKPYQIRSRVRLDYFYIQNWTMWMDLRIVFRTIREMGLNRENVY; this is encoded by the coding sequence ATGGCGAGACGGTTTTACAAATACTTTCCTTGGTTATTTCTCCTTGGTGATGTTTTGGTAATAGCACTTTCCCTACTTCTGACGAATTGGGTTGTCAGTAAAATAGTTGTTATCAATAACATGAATCCGCTTTTATACGGGCTGTATTTACTTATTTGGGGAATATTGGCTGCATTTAGAAAAGATTATAAAGTAGGGCGAACGACAGATTATTTCTTTACCCTTCAGAAGCTCTTTGGAACCATTTTATGGTTTTTCTCCATCGTTTCTGTGCTTTGGATAGCTTTTCAGGCCTACCACTTAAGTAGATTGTTCCTATTGGTCGATGCGGCGTCCATGACACTGTTGCTAAGTCTGTACAGGGTGGGGACACATATCGCACTTAAGCAGTATCGATCACGTGGCGGAAATTACAGGAATGCGGTCATCATAGGAAAGGGAGGGACAAGCTATAAACTGGCAAAAGTCTTCCAGACCAGAAGGGATTTTGGGATTAACTTCCTGGGCTATTATGACGAAATGAGTTCATGTGTGGAGACACGTGGAAATTTAGATGATTTTTTTGCTGAAGTAAGGAACATGGAGCTTGACCTGATCTATATCAACGAGCGCCTTGATCTACCTACTATCAAGAAAATTGTCCGTTATGCTGACGAACATTATATTAAAGTCAAAGTGATCCCGGGCGGGAGTCTGCAGTTGGAGAAAAAACTATCATTCTCCAAGTATGGGGACTTCTTCGTCATCAATGTAAACGCCATACCGCTTGACAATGCCTTTAACAGGGTGGGCAAGCGGGTTTTCGACATTTTATTTTCTTTGGTGGTGACAGTCTTTATATTGAGCTGGATGATCCCGCTCGTAGGCTTCCTGATCAGACTGGAATCACAGGGTCCCATCTTCTTCATTCAGTTGAGAAACGGAGAAAACAACCGCATTTTTAAATGCCTTAAGTTCCGGTCCATGACACCAAACGATTATGCCGACACTCACCAGGCTACCAAAAACGACCCGAGGGTTACACGCATAGGAAGATTTCTTCGTAGCTCGTCTTTGGACGAAATGCCTCAGTTTTTAAACGTTCTGATCGGTGACATGTCCATCGTAGGCCCTCGTCCGCATACGGTCCCCATGAACGAGACATTCAAGACCCAAATCGAAAAATACAATGCCCGCCATAAGATCAAACCTGGCATCACTGGACTGGCTCAGGTAAAAGGCTATCGTGGCGAAATCATTAAACCCTACCAAATCCGATCAAGAGTGCGCCTGGATTATTTTTATATCCAAAACTGGACCATGTGGATGGACTTAAGGATTGTTTTCAGAACCATCCGTGAAATGGGACTGAACCGGGAAAACGTATATTAA
- the gldB gene encoding gliding motility lipoprotein GldB: MNRNSGIFLLILALFFACKQEQEDCTISEKVGDIPLDLTIKRLEQPLFEAKSEEDIAYFLEEHPYFSEMYLRDELYPSKEHLVSTLYGIPKDTLMQELYQEVNANFPSIDKLQTDLLHAFKHIKYYYPDFEVPKVYTFVSGFTTDLYMDNDMIVIGLDYFLPSDHRFQPPDLPKYMTDRYNKDHLVPMIVTAISSRYNKSDLEDNSLLAEMIFYGKAYHFTQAMLPCTPEEQIIGYTPEELAACYANEDFIWTQLIEQEAIYETNPFEVRKYTGEAPFTDAISPDAPGRVGRWVGWNIVDAYAEKKNIDLVHLMDEKNTQKIFMNSAYKP; the protein is encoded by the coding sequence ATGAACAGAAATTCGGGAATATTCCTTCTAATTTTAGCATTATTCTTTGCCTGTAAGCAGGAGCAAGAAGACTGTACGATTTCCGAAAAAGTGGGCGATATTCCATTGGATCTTACGATAAAGCGCTTGGAGCAGCCGCTATTCGAAGCCAAAAGCGAAGAGGATATTGCTTATTTTTTGGAGGAACATCCTTATTTTTCTGAAATGTACCTGAGAGATGAACTGTATCCCAGCAAGGAACATTTGGTTTCCACGTTGTATGGCATTCCCAAGGATACCTTGATGCAAGAGCTCTATCAGGAGGTCAATGCCAACTTTCCTTCTATCGACAAGCTGCAAACAGATTTGCTCCATGCATTTAAACATATAAAATACTACTATCCCGATTTTGAAGTACCAAAGGTGTATACTTTCGTCAGTGGATTTACTACGGACCTGTACATGGATAATGACATGATCGTCATTGGGCTGGATTACTTTCTACCTTCTGATCACCGTTTTCAGCCACCAGATCTTCCCAAGTACATGACGGACCGTTATAACAAGGATCATTTGGTGCCGATGATCGTTACTGCCATTTCCTCGCGGTACAACAAGTCGGATTTAGAAGATAATTCACTCCTTGCCGAAATGATTTTCTATGGAAAGGCCTACCATTTCACCCAGGCCATGCTTCCCTGTACACCAGAAGAGCAGATCATCGGCTATACACCAGAAGAGCTTGCGGCATGTTATGCCAATGAGGACTTTATCTGGACGCAGCTGATCGAGCAAGAAGCAATTTATGAAACCAACCCCTTTGAGGTGCGGAAGTATACCGGTGAAGCACCTTTTACCGATGCGATCAGCCCCGATGCTCCTGGAAGAGTAGGGAGATGGGTTGGCTGGAACATCGTGGATGCCTATGCTGAGAAAAAGAACATTGATCTGGTCCATTTGATGGATGAAAAAAACACACAGAAAATTTTCATGAATTCTGCTTATAAGCCTTAA